A genomic window from Silene latifolia isolate original U9 population chromosome Y, ASM4854445v1, whole genome shotgun sequence includes:
- the LOC141632502 gene encoding uncharacterized protein LOC141632502 encodes MDIQSTRAYYTWNNKQPPETRVYSKLDRLFVNHDWSLKFPDYYANFLPEGYFDHTPCLVGKTSKGHHKNMPFKYYNMWSAAPGFHECVRQIWNTHIDGTKMFEVVKKLKFLEPELKKINRTHYSDVENKADIASVNLHQLQQQLALKPGDGELIRQEYNANQLSKSLQQPKVLFLKQKAKAHWITEGDANSSYFHGVIRARRNRNFIQQIKDHRD; translated from the coding sequence ATGGATATACAGTCAACAAGAGCTTACTATACTTGGAATAACAAACAACCTCCTGAAACTAGAGTGTATAGTAAGTTGGATAGACTCTTTGTAAATCATGATTGGTCCTTGAAATTTCCAGATTATTATGCCAATTTCCTTCCTGAAGGATACTTTGATCACACCCCTTGCTTGGTGGGTAAGACTTCCAAAGGACATCATAAAAATATGCCATTCAAGTATTACAATATGTGGAGTGCTGCCCCTGGGTTTCATGAATGTGTCAGGCAGATATGGAACACACATATAGATGGGACAAAAATGTTTGAAGTGGTGAAAAAGCTTAAGTTTTTGGAGCCTGAATTAAAGAAAATTAATAGAACTCATTACTCAGACGTGGAAAATAAAGCTGATATTGCAAGTGTCAATTTACACCAACTTCAACAACAGCTGGCTCTTAAGCCAGGTGATGGGGAGTTAATCAGACAGGAGTACAATGCCAATCAGCTTTCTAAGTCTCTTCAACAACCCAAAGTTCTATTTCTGAAACAGAAAGCTAAAGCCCATTGGATTACTGAAGGAGATGCTAATTCCTCTTACTTTCATGGCGTTATTAGAGCTAGAAGAAATAGAAATTTTATTCAACAGATTAAAGATCACAGGGACTAG